One window of Triticum dicoccoides isolate Atlit2015 ecotype Zavitan chromosome 5A, WEW_v2.0, whole genome shotgun sequence genomic DNA carries:
- the LOC119299940 gene encoding protein NPG1-like: MAAAPESDNGSEVGPTGDSGAFASPVKARERAPESEAGASAATASESSETRVDDGNIQEAESSLREGLSLNYEEARALLGRLEYQRGNVEAALRVFDGIDLQAAIQRFQPSLSEKPSSKRNNKLRSDSSNSGSQHAASLVLEAIYLKAMSLQKLGKAIEAAQQCKSVLDAVESIFQRGIPDVMVEQKLQETVSKSVELLPELWKQAGAYQEALASYRRALLSQWNLDDECCTRIQKRFSVFLLYGGVEASPPSLASQTEGSFVPKNNLEEAILLLMILLKKWYLGKTHWDPSVMEHLTFALSLCGQTSVLAKHFEEVLPGIYPRTERWYSLALCYSAASDNEAALNLLKKSLNKNESPNDINALLLAAKICSSDYYLASEGVEYAKRAITDDELLDGHLRSVALHLLGSCLANKSKIASSDHQRSLLQAEALKSLGEAFSLDRHNPDLIFDMGVEYAEQRNMQAALKCAKQFIDTTGGSVSKGWRLLSLVLSAQQRYSEAEVVTDAALDETAKWEQGPLLRIRAKLKAAQSLPMEAVEAYRALLALVQAQRKAYGSLKNGTEERDNKVSEFEVWQGLANLYASLSYCRDAEICLQKAKALKTYSATTLHAEGDMHEVGEQTQHALAAYLNALSTEVDHVPSKVSIGALLSKQGPKYLPVARSFLSDALRLEPTNRMAWFYLGQVHKHDGRLAEAADCFQAASMLEESEPVESLRPL; this comes from the exons ATGGCAGCGGCACCAGAGTCGGACAACGGGAGCGAGGTGGGCCCGACCGGGGACTCGGGGGCGTTCGCTTCGCCGGTGAAGGCGAGGGAGAGGGCGCCGGAGTCGGAGGCCGGCgcctcggcggcgacggcgtccgaGTCCTCGGAGACGAGGGTCGACGACGGCAATATCCAGGAGGCCGAGTCCTCGCTCCGCGAGGGCCTCTCCCTCAACTACGAG GAAGCAAGAGCTCTCCTCGGGAGACTAGAATATCAGAGAGGAAATGTGGAAGCTGCACTTCGAGTATTTGATGGAATAGACCTTCAAGCTGCTATTCAGCGTTTCCAACCGTCGCTTTCAGAAAAACCATCTTCCAAGCGGAATAACAAACTACGGTCAGATTCATCGAATTCAGGATCACAGCATGCTGCTAGCCTTGTTCTTGAAGCCATTTACTTGAAGGCAATGTCTCTTCAAAAGTTGGGGAAAGCAATAG AGGCCGCTCAACAGTGTAAAAGCGTCCTTGATGCTGTTGAAAGTATCTTCCAACGTGGCATACCTGATGTCATGGTTGAACAAAAGCTGCAGGAAACTGTCAGTAAATCAGTTGAGCTACTCCCAGAACTTTGGAAGCAAGCTGGGGCTTATCAAGAAGCACTTGCTTCTTACCGGCGTGCTCTTCTTAGTCAATGGAATCTCGACGATGAATGCTGCACGAGGATTCAGAAGaggttttctgtttttctgttgtATGGTGGTGTTGAGGCAAGTCCGCCGAGCTTGGCTTCACAAACCGAAGGTTCATTTGTTCCTAAGAATAATTTGGAAGAGGCAATCCTTCTGCTCATGATACTATTGAAGAAGTGGTACCTTGGAAAGACTCACTGGGATCCCTCAGTGATGGAGCATCTAACCTTTGCATTGTCACTCTGTGGCCAGACATCTGTGCTTGCCAAGCATTTTGAAGAAGTTTTGCCTGGAATATACCCTCGAACTGAGAGATGGTATAGTCTAGCCCTTTGTTATTCTGCAGCTTCGGATAATGAAGCGGCATTAAATTTGCTAAAGAAGTCTTTGAATAAAAATGAGAGTCCCAATGACATAAATGCCCTGCTTTTAGCTGCTAAGATATGTAGTTCGGACTATTATCTTGCTTCTGAGGGTGTAGAGTATGCAAAGAGAGCAATCACTGATGACGAATTATTAGATGGGCATTTAAGGAGTGTTGCGCTCCATCTCTTAGGGAGTTGTCTGGCTAATAAGTCTAAAATTGCTTCGTCCGATCATCAAAGATCTCTCTTACAGGCTGAAGCTTTGAAATCACTTGGTGAGGCATTTTCCCTTGACCGGCACAACCCAGATTTAATATTTGACATGGGGGTTGAGTACGCTGAGCAACGAAACATGCAGGCTGCACTGAAATGTGCAAAGCAGTTCATTGACACAACTGGTGGATCTGTTTCTAAGGGCTGGAGGTTGCTATCTTTGGTTCTTTCAGCACAGCAGAGGTATTCAGAAGCAGAAGTGGTGACTGATGCTGCATTAGATGAAACTGCAAAATGGGAACAAGGGCCATTACTTAGAATAAGGGCTAAACTGAAAGCAGCCCAATCATTGCCCATGGAAGCAGTTGAAGCATACCGTGCCCTTCTTGCTCTTGTTCAGGCACAACGGAAGGCTTATGGGTCTTTAAAAAATGGCACAGAG GAAAGGGATAATAAAGTGAGTGAGTTTGAAGTTTGGCAAGGTCTTGCCAACTTGTATGCTAGTCTTTCGTACTGCAGAGATGCCGAAATATGTTTGCAGAAGGCTAAAGCTCTGAAAACTTATTCTGCCACAACACTTCATGCAGAAg GTGACATGCATGAGGTTGGTGAGCAAACGCAGCACGCGCTGGCTGCATACTTGAATGCACTCTCGACAGAGGTAGATCATGTACCATCCAAGGTATCCATCGGTGCTCTCCTGTCGAAACAAGGGCCCAAGTATCTCCCTGTGGCGAGGAGCTTCCTGTCGGATGCCCTAAGGCTCGAGCCTACGAACCGGATGGCCTGGTTCTACCTAGGACAGGTCCACAAGCATGACGGGAGGCTAGCTGAGGCCGCTGATTGCTTTCAGGCGGCCTCGATGCTTGAGGAATCAGAACCGGTAGAAAGTCTCCGACCGCTCTGA